Within Actinoplanes sp. L3-i22, the genomic segment CGCGCCGCCACGGCCGTCGTCGGCGATCTCGATGGTCAGGACGCCGCCGGCGTGACCGCCACTGATCTCGCCCCGGTCGGCGCCGGAGTGCTTCGCCACGTTCGCCAGCGCCTCGGAGACCACGAAATACGCCGCGGACTCCACCGCCGGCGGGAACCGCCCGGCGACCGCGAACGTGACGTCGATCCGGACCGCGGACCGGGCCGCCAGGTCGGTCACCGCCGCCTCCAGCCCGAAATCGGTCAGCAACGGCGGATGGATGCCCCGGATCAGCTCGCGCAGCTGCACCAGCGCCGCCCCGGCCTCGTCCTGCGCCCGGGCCAGCTGATCGGCGAGCGGCCCGGCCGGCGCGTCCAGCCGGGCCAGCCCGAGCATCACCGTGAGCGCGACCAGCCGCTGCTGGGCGCCGTCGTGCAGGTCCCGCTCGATCCGGCCGCGCTCGGCCTCGAACGCGTCGACCAGGCGCACCCGCGACCGGGCCAGCTCGACGACCTGATGATCCGGCTGCCCGCCGGCCGGGGTGAGGATCGCCCGGGCCAGCGCGCCGCGCACCCCGGCGAGCAGGCCGATCCCGTACGCACAGGCGACCAGGGCGAGCAGGCCGGCCGCGGACGCCGCGAAGGCCTGCGGCCAGGAGGTCACCGCAACCGTCTTCAGCACCCGCACCTGCTCGCCGTCGCCGAGCGTGCCGAACAGCACCGGCGTGGCGAGCAGCGCCACCGGCACGGTCCCGCCGAGGAGCACCGCGAGCAGGTCGACCGGCCAGAGCAGGACCATCAGCAGCGTGACGAAGCCCAGCTCCCGCCAGGTGCCCGGCTCGGTGTACCGGGTGCGCAGCCAGGAGGCCAGGCCGGCCCGCGGCGGGACACGGTGCCCGGACGGGAGCGGCCGATCGTCGATCAGCCGCTGGAACCGGCGCTCCAGCCCGGCCGCCGGAACCCCGATCAGGACCAGGGCGGCCAGCAGCGGCACGCCGACCACCAGCACCGCGAGCAGCCCGCCGACCGCGAACAGCGGAACCGCGACGAGCAGCGCCAGCAGGCCGGCGACGCCGTTCGCCAGGAGATAGAGCGCGGCTCGCAGCGGCCACCAGGACGCGGCGAACCGCGGCCGGGACAGGGCCTGCCAGACGTTCCGCGAGTTCATCCGCACACCGTAGGGCCGCCGCCGGGCCGTTCTCCACCCCGCTGGGGTTACCCCGGAGGTAGTCCTGGCGTTACCAGGAAGACTCCACCTGGCGGGGTCGTGGCCGGCGCCGCGGTCCGCCACGGTGGACCGATGACCAGCGACGCCATCCGGCTGCGCCGCGTCGTCCGGACCTTCGGGACCGGCGACGCGGCGGTGACCGCCCTGCACGAGCTCTCCCTGTCCTTCACCGCGGGCAGCTTCACCGCTGTCATGGGGCCGTCCGGCTCCGGCAAGTCGACGCTGCTGCAGTGCGCCGCCGGGCTGGACCGGCCGACGTCCGGCTCGGTGCTGCTCGGCGACACCGAGCTGACCACGCTCGGGGAGAACCGGCTGACCCGGCTGCGGCGCGACCGGATCGGGTTCGTCTTCCAGTCCTACAACCTGCTCCCCGCGCTGACCGCCGAGCAGAACGTGGCCCTGCCGCTGCGGCTGGCCGGCCGCCGCCCGGCGCGGGCCGACGTGCACGACGCGCTGGCCCGGGTCGGGCTGACCGGCCGGGCCGGCCATCGCCCGAGCGAGCTCTCCGGCGGCCAGCAGCAGCGGGTCGCGATCGCCCGCGCGCTGATCACCCGTCCGGAGGTGCTCTTCGCCGACGAGCCGACCGGCGCGCTCGACTCGGCGGCCGGCCGGGACGTGCTGCGGATGCTGCGCGGCCTGGCCGACGACGCCGGGCAGACCGTCGTCATGGTCACCCACGATCCGGTCGCCGCCGCCCGGGCCGACCGGGTGGTCTTCCTGGCCGACGGGCGCCTCGACGGCGCCCTGGACGCCCCGACCGCCGAGGCGGTCGCCGCCCGGATGACCCGGATGGAGGCGACGCCGTGCTGACCGTCACGCTCAGCGGCCTGCGGGCCCGGTGGGCGACCCTGGTCGGCGCCTTCGTCGCGCTCGGTCTCGGCGTCGCCCTGTGCGCCACGATGGGCCTGACCCTGGCCGCCACCCTGCACGCCCCGGGTCAGCGCCCCGAGCGGCTGGCCGGCGCGCCGGTCGTGGTCCGCGGCGCGGACGAGTTGCGGGTGCCGACCCGCCACGGCGAGCGCGTCCAGCCGCTCGCCCGGCCCGGCGCGGTGCCGCCCGGCCTCGTCGCCGAGCTGGCCCGGATCGGTCCGGTCATCGCCGACCGGTCGTTCCCGGTGACCACCGCCGACCCGGCCGGGCACCCCTCGCCGGTCACCGACGGCTCGTCCCCGGCCAAGGCCGCCGACCCGGCCGGGCACCCCTCGCCGGTCACCGACGGCTCGTCCCCGGCCAAGGCCGATGACCCGGTCGCCGGCAGTTCGTTCCCGGCGGACGCCGGCGACCTGGTCGGGCATTCCTGGTCGGTCGCCGCTCTCGGCGATCGTCGCCTCGTCGCCGGGCGGGCGCCGCGCGGGCCGGCCGAGATCGTGCTGGCCGCCGATCCCGCCCAGGTCGGCCGGGTTCTCCCGGTGCGCACTCCGGCCGGGCAGCGCGACTACACCGTGTCCGGGGTGCTGGCGCCGGTGGCGTACGAACGCGCCGTGTTCTTCGCCGACGACGCGGCCGCCGCGATCGCGCCGCGGATCGACAACCTCGCGGTGTGGGCCACGCCGGACGCCGTCCGCGCGGTGGCCGGCGGTTCCCCCGGCGTGCGGGTGCTGACCGGGGACGACCGGCGGCGGGCCGACCCGGAGCCGGATCGGGACCGGGATGCGCTGGTCGCGATGAACGCGCTGGTCGGTACCGCGGGCGGGGTCGCCGTGTTCGTCTCGGTGTTCGTGGTCGCGTCCACGTTCGCGTTCGCCGTCGCGCAGCGGCGCCGCGAGATCGGCCTGCTGCGCACCGCGGGCGCGACGCCACGACAGGTCCGGGCGACGCTGCTCGCCGAGGCCGTCGTGGTCGGCGTGCTGGCCTCGGCGGCCGGGTGCACGCTGGGTGCCCGCGGCGCGCCGTGGCTGGCCCGGCTGCTGGTCGGCGAGGGGCTGGCGCCCGCCTGGTTCACCATCGGTGACCAGCACTGGCCCTACCACGTGGCGTTCTGGACCGGCCTGGCGGTCGCGCTGGCCGGCGCTGTCGCCGCGACGGTCCGGGCCGGGCGGGTCCGGCCGGTCGAGGGGCTGCGCGAGGCGGCCGTCGACGCCACCGCGCGGACGCCCGGCCGATGGCTCCTCGGCGGCGGGCTGCTCGCGGGCGGCCTGGGCCTGCTCGCCTGGCGGCTGCTGACCGATCCCGGGGAGGCGCTGCACCGCAAGACCTACACCACCCAGCCGATGCTGCTGATCATCGCGGCCGCGCTGCTCGCGCCGATCGTGATCGGCCCGCTGACCCGCCTGGTCGCCGGCTGGCCCGGCGCCGTCGGCCTGCTCGTCCGGGCGAACGCGCGGGCGGGCTCCCGGCGGGCCGCGGCGGTCGCGGCACCGGTGCTGGTGACGGTCGCG encodes:
- a CDS encoding sensor histidine kinase; translation: MNSRNVWQALSRPRFAASWWPLRAALYLLANGVAGLLALLVAVPLFAVGGLLAVLVVGVPLLAALVLIGVPAAGLERRFQRLIDDRPLPSGHRVPPRAGLASWLRTRYTEPGTWRELGFVTLLMVLLWPVDLLAVLLGGTVPVALLATPVLFGTLGDGEQVRVLKTVAVTSWPQAFAASAAGLLALVACAYGIGLLAGVRGALARAILTPAGGQPDHQVVELARSRVRLVDAFEAERGRIERDLHDGAQQRLVALTVMLGLARLDAPAGPLADQLARAQDEAGAALVQLRELIRGIHPPLLTDFGLEAAVTDLAARSAVRIDVTFAVAGRFPPAVESAAYFVVSEALANVAKHSGADRGEISGGHAGGVLTIEIADDGRGGAGIGADTAIAGVARGARKGGIRAGRGNGVGVGDEGGTGVVGGVGDEGGVGVAGGAGDEGGVGVWASVGAVAGVGDERGVGGGASVGAVGGAGVGAGAGAGTGLIGLADRVSVVGGRLSLSSPAGGPTRLVVEIPCQPLPDSA
- a CDS encoding ABC transporter ATP-binding protein, whose product is MTSDAIRLRRVVRTFGTGDAAVTALHELSLSFTAGSFTAVMGPSGSGKSTLLQCAAGLDRPTSGSVLLGDTELTTLGENRLTRLRRDRIGFVFQSYNLLPALTAEQNVALPLRLAGRRPARADVHDALARVGLTGRAGHRPSELSGGQQQRVAIARALITRPEVLFADEPTGALDSAAGRDVLRMLRGLADDAGQTVVMVTHDPVAAARADRVVFLADGRLDGALDAPTAEAVAARMTRMEATPC
- a CDS encoding ABC transporter permease, producing MLTVTLSGLRARWATLVGAFVALGLGVALCATMGLTLAATLHAPGQRPERLAGAPVVVRGADELRVPTRHGERVQPLARPGAVPPGLVAELARIGPVIADRSFPVTTADPAGHPSPVTDGSSPAKAADPAGHPSPVTDGSSPAKADDPVAGSSFPADAGDLVGHSWSVAALGDRRLVAGRAPRGPAEIVLAADPAQVGRVLPVRTPAGQRDYTVSGVLAPVAYERAVFFADDAAAAIAPRIDNLAVWATPDAVRAVAGGSPGVRVLTGDDRRRADPEPDRDRDALVAMNALVGTAGGVAVFVSVFVVASTFAFAVAQRRREIGLLRTAGATPRQVRATLLAEAVVVGVLASAAGCTLGARGAPWLARLLVGEGLAPAWFTIGDQHWPYHVAFWTGLAVALAGAVAATVRAGRVRPVEGLREAAVDATARTPGRWLLGGGLLAGGLGLLAWRLLTDPGEALHRKTYTTQPMLLIIAAALLAPIVIGPLTRLVAGWPGAVGLLVRANARAGSRRAAAVAAPVLVTVALGGSLLGTTATIQAGKAAEARAQTVADLIVDGSGIDERTTAAIRDVPGAQVMTSSATAVYTVEEGVALTRSPAEAVDPGTLGAVRRLPVTAGRLEDLDDGGIVVTEEWAEHTVGRTVRVWLGDGTPRSLRIVAVLATGTGSNGAYVTRHNAGGSVPNGLSISWRPGADRVAGAAAVRALTEPTGARVRTRDQWLADHAPTGSRQTRAGYLVVLGIALTYTGIAVANTMLMAMSDRSRELAVLRLAGATRRQVVLLVAAEATTLVLAGSILGVIVAGTSLLGIWGALTVLSVPATIILPWATLGLTVAACTAVAVTAAVLPTLGLVRR